A window from Solanum stenotomum isolate F172 chromosome 7, ASM1918654v1, whole genome shotgun sequence encodes these proteins:
- the LOC125871277 gene encoding probable LRR receptor-like serine/threonine-protein kinase IRK has translation MLWHIITVLTLAPFLVHSLDPAFNDDVMGLIVFKAGFTDPKSKLASWTEDDPTPCNWVGINCYPQSNRVSEILLDNFSLSGHIGRSLLRLQFLKVLSLSNNNFTGNINPILSQIPSLRVIDLSHNTLSGSIPDEFFQQCSSLQSVSFANNNLTGEIPQSLTSCSTLQRVNFSSNRLSGPLPSALWSLSSLQSLDVSDNLMEGEIPKAIEGLYSLRSINLHKNKFTGWLPENIGNCVQLKSIDLSDNLLSGGLPESMRRLGFCTNMELRSNLLNGEIPDWIAEMKSLKVLDLSANNLSGRIPTSMGDVSLLKELNLSNNYFVGSLPRSLMKCNDLVILDIGNNFLTGNLPSWTFELGVESISLSGNRFTGHIDYPSISMDASYRSLQVLDLSSNALSGEIPAAIWNISSLQVLNISRNFLSGTIPEAVGKLNATRILDLSHNQLNGSIPSEIGSAVSLLELKLRENHLSGTIPADIANCSALSSLDLSHNNLTGPIPPEIAKLTVLEVVDFSFNQFSGSLPKELTNLSHLATFNVSHNHLIGELPVGGFFNTISPSSVVGNPSLCGSVLNHSCPAVHPKPLVLNPNSSDPNHASVTSLGHKRIMLSISSLIAIGAAVFIALGVVVVSILNLHVRSSMALSAATFTLSGGDDFSHSHGTEANLGKLVMFSGDADFVVGTQALLNKDNELGRGGFGSVYKTELGDGRSVAIKKLNITSLIKSQEDFEREMKSLGSIRHENLVALEGYYWTPSLQLLINEYVSGGSLYKLLHEESSKRSLSWQQRFNIILDTAKGLAYLHQLNIIHYNMKSTNVLIDDGSASTKVGDFGLARLLPVLDRYILSSKIQSALGYMAPEFACQTVKITEKCDVYGFGILILEVVTGKRPVEYMEDDVIVLCDMVRGALEEGRIEECIDGRLQGNFPVEEAIPVVKLGLICASQVPSNRPDMEEVIKILELIRCPSESPEEIE, from the exons ATGTTGTGGCATATAATAACTGTTTTAACTTTAGCTCCATTTCTGGTACACTCTTTAGACCCAGCATTCAATGATGATGTTATGGGTTTAATTGTTTTCAAAGCTGGATTCACTGACCCTAAATCTAAACTTGCATCTTGGACAGAAGATGATCCTACTCCTTGTAATTGGGTTGGTATAAATTGTTATCCTCAATCCAATAGAGTTTCTGAGATTTTACTTGATAATTTCTCTCTTTCTGGACATATTGGGAGAAGTCTCTTGAGGTTACAATTCTTAAAGGTTTTGTCTTTGTCTAACAATAACTTTACTGGCAATATCAATCCCATTTTATCCCAAATACCTAGCTTGAGGGTTATTGATTTGAGTCACAACACTTTGTCAGGTTCAATCCCTGATGAATTTTTTCAACAATGTAGCTCTTTACAATCTGTTTCTTTTGCAAACAACAATCTTACTGGTGAAATCCCTCAATCTTTAACATCTTGTTCAACGCTCCAAAGGGTTAACTTTTCATCTAACCGTCTTTCGGGTCCGTTGCCTTCAGCTTTATGGTCCTTAAGCTCTCTTCAATCTCTTGATGTTTCTGATAATTTAATGGAGGGTGAGATTCCTAAAGCAATTGAAGGTTTATATTCTTTGAGGTCAATTAATTTACATAAAAACAAGTTTACTGGTTGGCTGCCTGAAAATATTGGAAACTGTGTGCAGCTCAAGTCAATTGATCTCAGTGACAATTTGTTGAGTGGGGGACTTCCTGAGTCTATGAGAAGATTGGGTTTTTGTACCAATATGGAGTTAAGATCAAATTTGCTTAATGGGGAGATTCCAGATTGGATAGCAGAGATGAAAAGCCTCAAGGTTTTGGATCTTTCTGCGAATAATCTTTCTGGTAGAATTCCAACCTCTATGGGAGATGTTTCATTGCTAAAGGAACTCAATTTGTCAAACAATTACTTCGTTGGAAGCTTGCCTCGGTCCTTGATGAAATGCAATGACCTTGTAATCTTGGACATAGGCAACAACTTCTTGACTGGTAACCTTCCTTCTTGGACCTTTGAATTGGGTGTAGAGAGTATTTCTCTTTCGGGGAATAGGTTTACTGGGCATATAGATTATCCGTCCATATCCATGGATGCTTCTTATCGAAGCCTTCAAGTTTTGGATTTGTCTTCCAATGCATTATCTGGTGAAATACCAGCTGCCATTTGGAATATCAGTAGCTTGCAGGTCTTGAATATTTCCAGGAACTTTTTGTCTGGTACTATTCCAGAAGCTGTAGGTAAACTAAACGCAACTCGAATTCTTGATTTAAGTCACAATCAACTAAACGGAAGTATTCCCAGTGAAATTGGGAGTGCTGTTTCATTGCTGGAACTGAAGCTGAGAGAAAATCATTTGAGTGGTACAATTCCTGCAGATATAGCGAATTGCTCTGCTCTAAGTTCATT GGACTTGTCACACAACAACCTCACTGGCCCTATCCCTCCAGAGATTGCTAAGTTGACCGTTCTTGAAGTGGTAGATTTCTCCTTTAACCAATTTTCTGGAAGCTTACCTAAAGAACTAACCAATCTTTCGCACCTTGCCACATTTAATGTCTCCCACAACCATCTCATAGGTGAACTTCCAGTAGGTGGCTTTTTCAACACCATTTCTCCATCATCTGTTGTTGGTAATCCATCCCTATGTGGTTCTGTTCTCAACCACTCCTGCCCTGCTGTCCATCCAAAGCCTCTTGTACTAAACCCCAATTCATCTGACCCGAATCATGCTTCTGTTACTTCGCTTGGTCATAAGAGAATCATGCTCAGTATATCATCTCTCATTGCCATTGGAGCAGCAGTTTTCATAGCACTTGGAGTAGTGGTCGTTTCTATTCTCAATTTGCATGTGCGCTCTTCTATGGCACTCTCTGCTGCAACTTTCACCTTATCTGGTGGCGATGACTTTAGCCATTCACATGGTACAGAAGCCAATCTAGGCAAGCTTGTTATGTTTTCTGGTGATGCAGATTTTGTTGTTGGAACTCAAGCGCTGCTCAACAAGGATAATGAACTTGGACGTGGTGGTTTTGGATCTGTATACAAGACAGAACTCGGAGATGGACGTTCTGTTGCCATTAAGAAGCTCAACATTACAAGTTTGATCAAGTCCCAAGAAGATTTTGAGAGGGAAATGAAAAGTCTCGGAAGCATCAGGCACGAGAACCTTGTGGCACTTGAAGGTTATTATTGGACACCTTCTCTCCAGCTCTTGATTAATGAATATGTATCTGGAGGCAGCTTGTACAAATTACTCCATGAGGAAAGTTCCAAAAGGAGTCTCTCTTGGCAGCAAAGGTTCAACATTATTCTTGATACTGCAAAAGGCTTAGCCTATCTGCACCAGCTGAACATAATTCATTACAATATGAAGTCAACCAACGTCCTCATAGATGATGGTTCTGCCAGCACAAAAGTTGGAGATTTTGGTTTGGCTCGTTTATTACCAGTCTTGGATCGTTACATATTGAGCAGCAAGATTCAGAGTGCACTTGGATACATGGCTCCTGAATTTGCATGCCAGACGGTGAAGATAACTGAGAAATGTGATGTCTATGGATTTGGCATCTTGATTCTTGAGGTGGTGACAGGGAAAAGACCCGTGGAGTACATGGAAGATGACGTGATTGTATTATGCGACATGGTGCGGGGAGCACTAGAAGAAGGCAGGATAGAAGAATGCATTGACGGACGGCTCCAAGGTAACTTCCCTGTCGAAGAGGCAATTCCAGTTGTGAAACTTGGTTTAATATGTGCATCTCAAGTTCCATCCAATCGACCAGACATGGAAGAGGTTATCAAAATTTTGGAGCTAATTCGATGTCCGTCAGAAAGTCCAGAGGAAATAGAGTAA